The Rhinopithecus roxellana isolate Shanxi Qingling chromosome 13, ASM756505v1, whole genome shotgun sequence genome contains a region encoding:
- the TSHZ2 gene encoding teashirt homolog 2 isoform X1 — translation MPRRKQQAPKRAAGYAQEEQLKEEEEIKEEEEEEDSGSVAQLQGGNDTGTDEELETGPEQKGCFSYQNSPGSHLSNQDAENESLLSDASDQVSDIKSVCGRDASDKKANTHVKLPNEAHNCMDKMTAVYANILSDSYWSGLGLGFKLSSSERRNCDTRNGSNKSDFDWHQDALSKSLQQNLPSRSVSKPSLFSSVQLYRQSSKMCGTVFTGASRFRCRQCSAAYDTLVELTVHMNETGHYQDDNRKKDKLRPTSYSKPRKRAFQDMDKEDAQKVLKCMFCGDSFDSLQDLSVHMIKTKHYQKVPLKEPVPTISSKMVTPAKKRVFDVNRPCSPDSTTGSFADSFSQKNANLQLSSNNRYGYQNGASYTWQFEACKSQILKCMECGSSHDTLQQLTTHMMVTGHFLKVTSSASKKGKQLVLDPLAVEKMQSLSEAPNSDSLAPKPSSNSVSDCTASTTELKKESKKERPEETSKDEKVVKSEDYDDSLQKPLDPTIKYQYLREEDLEDGSKGGGDILKSLENTVTTAINKAQNGAPSWSAYPSIHAAYQLSEGAKPPLPMGSQVLQIRPNLTNKLRPIAPKWKMMPLVSVPTHLAPYTQIKKESEDKDEAVKECGKESPHEEASSFSHSEGDSFHKSETPPEAKKTELGSLKEDKLMKEGSEKEKPQPLEPTSALSNGCALPNHAPALPCINPLSALQSVLNNHLGKATEPLRSPSCSSPSSSTISMFHKSNLSVMDKPVLSPTSTRPASVSRRYLFENSDQPIDLTKSKSKKAESSQAQSCMSPPQKHALSDIADMVKVLPKATTPKPASSSRIPPMKLEMDVRRFEDVSSEVSTLHKRKGRQSNWNPQHLLILQAQFASSLFQTSEGKYLLSDLGPQERMQISKFTGLSMTTISHWLANVKYQLRKTGGTKFLKNMDKGHPIFYCSDCASQFRTPSTYISHLESHLGFQMKDMTRLSVDQQSKVEQEISRVSSAQRSPETIAVEEDTDSKFKCKLCCRTFVSKHAVKLHLSKTHSKSPEHHSQFVTDVDEE, via the coding sequence GCTACGCCCAGGAGGAACAgctgaaagaagaggaggaaataaaagaagaagaggaggaggaggacagcgGTTCAGTAGCTCAACTGCAGGGTGGCAATGACACAGGGACGGACGAGGAGCTAGAAACAGGCCCAGAGCAAAAAGGCTGCTTCAGTTACCAGAACTCTCCGGGAAGTCATTTGTCCAATCAGGATGCCGAGAATGAGTCTCTGCTGAGCGATGCCAGTGATCAGGTGTCGGACATCAAGAGTGTCTGCGGCCGAGATGCCTCGGACAAGAAAGCAAACACTCACGTCAAGCTTCCAAACGAAGCACACAACTGCATGGATAAAATGACTGCTGTCTACGCCAACATCCTGTCGGATTCCTACTGGTCAGGCCTGGGCCTGGGCTTCAAGCTGTCCAGTAGTGAGAGGCGGAACTGTGACACCCGAAACGGCAGCAACAAGAGTGATTTTGACTGGCACCAAGACGCTCTGTCCAAAAGCCTGCAGCAGAACTTGCCTTCTAGGTCCGTCTCGAAACCCAGCCTGTTCAGCTCGGTGCAGTTGTACCGGCAGAGCAGCAAGATGTGCGGGACTGTGTTCACAGGGGCCAGCAGATTCCGGTGCCGACAGTGCAGCGCGGCCTATGACACCCTAGTCGAGTTGACTGTGCACATGAATGAAACGGGCCACTATCAAGATGACAACCGCAAAAAGGACAAGCTCAGACCCACAAGCTATTCAAAGCCCCGGAAAAGGGCTTTCCAGGATATGGACAAGGAGGATGCTCAAAAGGTTCTGAAATGTATGTTTTGTGGCGACTCCTTCGATTCCCTCCAAGATTTGAGCGTCCacatgattaaaacaaaacattaccaAAAAGTGCCTTTGAAGGAGCCAGTCCCAACCATTTCCTCGAAAATGGTCACCCCGGCGAAAAAACGCGTTTTTGATGTCAATCGGCCGTGTTCCCCCGATTCAACCACAGGATCTTTTGCAGATTCTTTTTCTCAGAAGAACGCCAACTTGCAGTTGTCCTCCAACAACCGCTATGGCTACCAAAATGGAGCCAGCTACACCTGGCAGTTTGAGGCCTGCAAGTCCCAGATCTTAAAGTGCATGGAGTGTGGGAGCTCCCATGACACCTTGCAGCAGCTCACCACCCACATGATGGTCACAGGTCACTTTCTCAAGGTCACCAGCTCTGCCTCCAAGAAAGGGAAGCAGCTGGTATTAGACCCGCTAGCAGTGGAGAAAATGCAGTCGTTGTCCGAGGCCCCAAACAGTGATTCTCTGGCTCCCAAGCCATCCAGTAACTCAGTATCAGATTGTACAGCCTCTACAACTGAGCTAAAGAAAGAGAGTAAAAAAGAAAGGCCAGAGGAAACCAGCAAGGATGAGAAAGTCGTGAAAAGTGAGGACTATGATGATTCTCTACAAAAACCTTTAGACCCTACAATCAAATATCAATACCTAAGGGAGGAGGACTTGGAAGATGGCTCAAAGGGTGGAGGTGACATTTTGAAATCTTTGGAAAATACTGTCACCACAGCCATCAACAAAGCCCAAAACGGGGCCCCCAGCTGGAGTGCCTACCCCAGCATCCACGCAGCCTACCAGCTGTCTGAGGGCGCCAAGCCGCCTTTGCCTATGGGATCCCAGGTACTGCAGATCCGGCCTAATCTCACCAACAAGCTGAGGCCCATTGCACCAAAGTGGAAAATGATGCCACTCGTTTCTGTGCCCACACACCTGGCCCCTTACACTCAAATCAAGAAGGAGTCAGAAGACAAAGATGAAGCCGTGAAGGAGTGTGGGAAAGAAAGTCCCCATGAAGAGGCCTCATCTTTCAGCCACAGTGAGGGCGATTCTTTCCACAAAAGCGAAACGCCTCCAGAAGCCAAAAAGACTGAGCTGGGTTCCCTGAAGGAGGACAAGCTGATGAAAGAGGGCAGCGAGAAAGAGAAACCCCAGCCCTTGGAGCCTACGTCTGCTCTGAGCAACGGGTGCGCCCTCCCCAACCACGCCCCGGCCCTGCCATGCATCAACCCACTCAGCGCCCTGCAGTCCGTCCTGAACAATCACCTGGGCAAAGCCACGGAGCCCTTGCGCTCACCTTCCTGCTCCAGCCCAAGTTCAAGCACAATTTCCATGTTCCACAAGTCCAATCTCAGTGTCATGGACAAGCCGGTCTTGAGTCCCACCTCCACAAGGCCAGCCAGCGTGTCCAGGCGCTACCTGTTTGAGAACAGCGATCAGCCCATTGACCTGACCAAGTCCAAAAGCAAGAAAGCTGAGTCCTCGCAAGCACAATCCTGTATGTCCCCACCTCAGAAGCACGCTCTGTCTGACATCGCTGACATGGTGAAAGTCCTCCCCAAAGCCACCACCCCAAAGCCAGCCTCCTCTTCCAGGATCCCTCCCATGAAGCTGGAAATGGATGTCAGACGCTTTGAGGATGTCTCCAGTGAAGTCTCAACTTTGCATAAAAGAAAAGGCCGGCAGTCCAACTGGAATCCTCAGCATCTTCTGATTCTACAAGCCCAGTTTGCCTCAAGCCTCTTCCAGACATCAGAGGGCAAATACCTGCTGTCTGATCTGGGCCCACAAGAGCGTATGCAAATCTCGAAGTTTACGGGACTCTCAATGACCACTATCAGTCACTGGCTGGCCAACGTCAAGTACCAGCTTAGGAAAACGGGCGGGACAAAATTTCTAAAAAACATGGACAAAGGCCACCCCATCTTTTATTGCAGTGACTGTGCTTCCCAGTTCAGAACCCCTTCTACCTACATCAGTCACTTAGAATCTCACCTGGGTTTCCAAATGAAGGACATGACTCGCTTGTCAGTGGACCAGCAAAGCAAGGTGGAGCAAGAGATCTCCCGGGTATCGTCGGCTCAGAGGTCTCCGGAAACAATAGCTGTGGAAGAGGACACAGACTCTAAATTCAAGTGTAAGTTGTGCTGTCGGACATTTGTGAGCAAACATGCAGTAAAACTCCACCTAAGCAAAACGCACAGCAAGTCACCCGAACACCATTCACAGTTTGTAACAGACGTGGATGAAGAATAG
- the TSHZ2 gene encoding teashirt homolog 2 isoform X2, with amino-acid sequence MPRRKQQAPKRAAGYAQEEQLKEEEEIKEEEEEEDSGSVAQLQGGNDTGTDEELETGPEQKGCFSYQNSPGSHLSNQDAENESLLSDASDQVSDIKSVCGRDASDKKANTHVKLPNEAHNCMDKMTAVYANILSDSYWSGLGLGFKLSSSERRNCDTRNGSNKSDFDWHQDALSKSLQQNLPSRSVSKPSLFSSVQLYRQSSKMCGTVFTGASRFRCRQCSAAYDTLVELTVHMNETGHYQDDNRKKDKLRPTSYSKPRKRAFQDMDKEDAQKVLKCMFCGDSFDSLQDLSVHMIKTKHYQKVPLKEPVPTISSKMVTPAKKRVFDVNRPCSPDSTTGSFADSFSQKNANLQLSSNNRYGYQNGASYTWQFEACKSQILKCMECGSSHDTLQQLTTHMMVTGHFLKVTSSASKKGKQLVLDPLAVEKMQSLSEAPNSDSLAPKPSSNSVSDCTASTTELKKESKKERPEETSKDEKVVKSEDYDDSLQKPLDPTIKYQYLREEDLEDGSKGGGDILKSLENTVTTAINKAQNGAPSWSAYPSIHAAYQLSEGAKPPLPMGSQVLQIRPNLTNKLRPIAPKWKMMPLVSVPTHLAPYTQIKKESEDKDEAVKECGKESPHEEASSFSHSEGDSFHKSETPPEAKKTELGSLKEDKLMKEGSEKEKPQPLEPTSALSNGCALPNHAPALPCINPLSALQSVLNNHLGKATEPLRSPSCSSPSSSTISMFHKSNLSVMDKPVLSPTSTRPASVSRRYLFENSDQPIDLTKSKSKKAESSQAQSCMSPPQKHALSDIADMVKVLPKATTPKPASSSRIPPMKLEMDVRRFEDVSSEVSTLHKRKGRQSNWNPQHLLILQAQFASSLFQTSEGKYLLSDLGPQERMQISKFTGLSMTTISHWLANVKYQLRKTGGTKFLKNMDKGHPIFYCSDCASQFRTPSTYISHLESHLGFQMKDMTRLSVDQQSKVEQEISRVSSAQRSPETIAVEEDTDSKFK; translated from the coding sequence GCTACGCCCAGGAGGAACAgctgaaagaagaggaggaaataaaagaagaagaggaggaggaggacagcgGTTCAGTAGCTCAACTGCAGGGTGGCAATGACACAGGGACGGACGAGGAGCTAGAAACAGGCCCAGAGCAAAAAGGCTGCTTCAGTTACCAGAACTCTCCGGGAAGTCATTTGTCCAATCAGGATGCCGAGAATGAGTCTCTGCTGAGCGATGCCAGTGATCAGGTGTCGGACATCAAGAGTGTCTGCGGCCGAGATGCCTCGGACAAGAAAGCAAACACTCACGTCAAGCTTCCAAACGAAGCACACAACTGCATGGATAAAATGACTGCTGTCTACGCCAACATCCTGTCGGATTCCTACTGGTCAGGCCTGGGCCTGGGCTTCAAGCTGTCCAGTAGTGAGAGGCGGAACTGTGACACCCGAAACGGCAGCAACAAGAGTGATTTTGACTGGCACCAAGACGCTCTGTCCAAAAGCCTGCAGCAGAACTTGCCTTCTAGGTCCGTCTCGAAACCCAGCCTGTTCAGCTCGGTGCAGTTGTACCGGCAGAGCAGCAAGATGTGCGGGACTGTGTTCACAGGGGCCAGCAGATTCCGGTGCCGACAGTGCAGCGCGGCCTATGACACCCTAGTCGAGTTGACTGTGCACATGAATGAAACGGGCCACTATCAAGATGACAACCGCAAAAAGGACAAGCTCAGACCCACAAGCTATTCAAAGCCCCGGAAAAGGGCTTTCCAGGATATGGACAAGGAGGATGCTCAAAAGGTTCTGAAATGTATGTTTTGTGGCGACTCCTTCGATTCCCTCCAAGATTTGAGCGTCCacatgattaaaacaaaacattaccaAAAAGTGCCTTTGAAGGAGCCAGTCCCAACCATTTCCTCGAAAATGGTCACCCCGGCGAAAAAACGCGTTTTTGATGTCAATCGGCCGTGTTCCCCCGATTCAACCACAGGATCTTTTGCAGATTCTTTTTCTCAGAAGAACGCCAACTTGCAGTTGTCCTCCAACAACCGCTATGGCTACCAAAATGGAGCCAGCTACACCTGGCAGTTTGAGGCCTGCAAGTCCCAGATCTTAAAGTGCATGGAGTGTGGGAGCTCCCATGACACCTTGCAGCAGCTCACCACCCACATGATGGTCACAGGTCACTTTCTCAAGGTCACCAGCTCTGCCTCCAAGAAAGGGAAGCAGCTGGTATTAGACCCGCTAGCAGTGGAGAAAATGCAGTCGTTGTCCGAGGCCCCAAACAGTGATTCTCTGGCTCCCAAGCCATCCAGTAACTCAGTATCAGATTGTACAGCCTCTACAACTGAGCTAAAGAAAGAGAGTAAAAAAGAAAGGCCAGAGGAAACCAGCAAGGATGAGAAAGTCGTGAAAAGTGAGGACTATGATGATTCTCTACAAAAACCTTTAGACCCTACAATCAAATATCAATACCTAAGGGAGGAGGACTTGGAAGATGGCTCAAAGGGTGGAGGTGACATTTTGAAATCTTTGGAAAATACTGTCACCACAGCCATCAACAAAGCCCAAAACGGGGCCCCCAGCTGGAGTGCCTACCCCAGCATCCACGCAGCCTACCAGCTGTCTGAGGGCGCCAAGCCGCCTTTGCCTATGGGATCCCAGGTACTGCAGATCCGGCCTAATCTCACCAACAAGCTGAGGCCCATTGCACCAAAGTGGAAAATGATGCCACTCGTTTCTGTGCCCACACACCTGGCCCCTTACACTCAAATCAAGAAGGAGTCAGAAGACAAAGATGAAGCCGTGAAGGAGTGTGGGAAAGAAAGTCCCCATGAAGAGGCCTCATCTTTCAGCCACAGTGAGGGCGATTCTTTCCACAAAAGCGAAACGCCTCCAGAAGCCAAAAAGACTGAGCTGGGTTCCCTGAAGGAGGACAAGCTGATGAAAGAGGGCAGCGAGAAAGAGAAACCCCAGCCCTTGGAGCCTACGTCTGCTCTGAGCAACGGGTGCGCCCTCCCCAACCACGCCCCGGCCCTGCCATGCATCAACCCACTCAGCGCCCTGCAGTCCGTCCTGAACAATCACCTGGGCAAAGCCACGGAGCCCTTGCGCTCACCTTCCTGCTCCAGCCCAAGTTCAAGCACAATTTCCATGTTCCACAAGTCCAATCTCAGTGTCATGGACAAGCCGGTCTTGAGTCCCACCTCCACAAGGCCAGCCAGCGTGTCCAGGCGCTACCTGTTTGAGAACAGCGATCAGCCCATTGACCTGACCAAGTCCAAAAGCAAGAAAGCTGAGTCCTCGCAAGCACAATCCTGTATGTCCCCACCTCAGAAGCACGCTCTGTCTGACATCGCTGACATGGTGAAAGTCCTCCCCAAAGCCACCACCCCAAAGCCAGCCTCCTCTTCCAGGATCCCTCCCATGAAGCTGGAAATGGATGTCAGACGCTTTGAGGATGTCTCCAGTGAAGTCTCAACTTTGCATAAAAGAAAAGGCCGGCAGTCCAACTGGAATCCTCAGCATCTTCTGATTCTACAAGCCCAGTTTGCCTCAAGCCTCTTCCAGACATCAGAGGGCAAATACCTGCTGTCTGATCTGGGCCCACAAGAGCGTATGCAAATCTCGAAGTTTACGGGACTCTCAATGACCACTATCAGTCACTGGCTGGCCAACGTCAAGTACCAGCTTAGGAAAACGGGCGGGACAAAATTTCTAAAAAACATGGACAAAGGCCACCCCATCTTTTATTGCAGTGACTGTGCTTCCCAGTTCAGAACCCCTTCTACCTACATCAGTCACTTAGAATCTCACCTGGGTTTCCAAATGAAGGACATGACTCGCTTGTCAGTGGACCAGCAAAGCAAGGTGGAGCAAGAGATCTCCCGGGTATCGTCGGCTCAGAGGTCTCCGGAAACAATAGCTGTGGAAGAGGACACAGACTCTAAATTCAAGT